The following coding sequences lie in one Arthrobacter sp. PGP41 genomic window:
- a CDS encoding VOC family protein, translating to MLKDSAVMAVLPAKDINRAKDFYREKLGLEPSETVEDNLVYRCGNGTSFLVYQTDNAGTARNTQMGWETDSLERDMEELRGRGVVFEDYDFPGLKTENGIATDSWGKAAWFLDSEGNILNLSQRA from the coding sequence ATGCTCAAAGATTCAGCAGTCATGGCTGTCCTTCCCGCAAAGGACATTAACAGGGCCAAGGATTTTTACCGGGAAAAGCTGGGGCTGGAGCCCTCCGAAACCGTGGAGGACAACTTGGTGTACCGGTGCGGCAACGGAACAAGCTTCCTTGTGTACCAGACAGATAACGCGGGTACGGCCAGGAACACGCAGATGGGCTGGGAAACGGACAGCCTCGAGCGCGACATGGAGGAACTGCGGGGCCGCGGCGTGGTGTTCGAAGACTACGACTTCCCCGGCCTGAAGACGGAAAACGGAATTGCCACGGACAGCTGGGGCAAGGCCGCCTGGTTCTTGGACAGCGAGGGAAATATCCTCAATCTCTCCCAGCGCGCATAA
- a CDS encoding NAD(P)-dependent alcohol dehydrogenase, whose protein sequence is MTTTTTQSPATGSGLPATMRASILKRQGEMAMETLPLPQLDADQVLVQVAAVGVCGSDVHYYEHGRIGPYVVDHPLILGHELSGRIAAVGSAVDPARTGRRVAVEPQRPCRTCKQCKAGRYNLCPDIEFYATPPVDGAFAEYVTIQSDFAYDIPDSVSDEAAALIEPLSVGLWACERAEIKPGSRVLIAGAGPIGIIAAQAARAFGATEIYISDIAEDRLAFALEHGATHALNAKTDSVEGLDVDAFIDASGAPQAVRAGIKAVAPAGTVILVGLGADDVELPVSYIQNREIWLSGVFRYTNTWPLAIQLIADGKVDLDILVTGRFPLADSENALKAGKQPGQLKAVVYPGR, encoded by the coding sequence ATGACCACAACAACCACCCAGTCCCCGGCCACCGGCTCCGGTCTGCCGGCCACCATGCGGGCGTCCATCCTGAAGCGCCAGGGCGAGATGGCCATGGAAACCCTGCCCCTCCCGCAGCTCGACGCTGACCAGGTCCTGGTGCAGGTTGCCGCCGTCGGCGTCTGCGGCAGCGACGTCCACTACTACGAGCACGGCCGGATCGGCCCGTACGTAGTGGACCACCCGCTCATCCTCGGCCACGAACTCTCCGGCCGGATCGCCGCCGTCGGATCCGCCGTTGACCCCGCCCGCACCGGCCGGCGCGTCGCCGTCGAGCCCCAGCGCCCCTGCCGCACGTGCAAGCAGTGCAAGGCCGGCCGCTACAACCTCTGCCCGGACATCGAGTTCTACGCCACCCCGCCCGTTGACGGCGCCTTCGCCGAATACGTCACCATCCAGTCCGACTTCGCCTACGACATCCCGGACAGCGTCAGCGACGAGGCCGCCGCCCTCATCGAGCCGCTCTCCGTAGGGCTGTGGGCCTGCGAACGCGCGGAGATCAAGCCCGGCAGCCGGGTCCTGATCGCCGGCGCCGGGCCCATCGGCATCATCGCTGCCCAGGCCGCCCGCGCGTTCGGCGCCACCGAGATCTACATCTCCGACATCGCCGAAGACCGGCTCGCCTTCGCCCTCGAACACGGCGCCACCCACGCGCTCAACGCAAAGACGGACAGCGTGGAAGGGCTCGACGTCGACGCGTTCATTGACGCGTCCGGCGCACCGCAGGCGGTCCGCGCCGGGATCAAGGCCGTGGCCCCTGCAGGCACAGTCATCCTGGTCGGCCTGGGCGCGGACGACGTCGAACTCCCCGTCTCCTACATCCAGAACCGCGAGATCTGGCTCTCCGGCGTGTTCCGCTACACCAACACCTGGCCGCTGGCCATCCAGCTGATCGCGGACGGCAAGGTGGACCTGGACATCCTAGTCACCGGCAGGTTCCCACTCGCGGACTCCGAGAACGCGCTCAAGGCGGGCAAGCAGCCCGGCCAGCTCAAAGCCGTTGTCTACCCGGGCCGCTGA
- a CDS encoding ABC transporter substrate-binding protein, whose translation MRPKMRTATLAAAALCIALSASACSGAGGGTAAGDQNSINVLMVNNPQMEDLQKLTADNFTKDTGIKVNYTILPENDVRAKISQEFSSQAGQYDVASLSNYEIPFYSANNWLAPLDSVAKDAEFNQDDILPAYTASLTGKDGKLYGEPFYGESSFLMYRKDILEAKGLAMPEKPTWDQVAELAAQADGAAPGMKGICLRGQPGWGQVFAPLTTVVNTFGGTWFDKDWNAKVNSPEFTEATKFYVDLVKKHGEAGAAQAGFTECLNNMSQSKVAMWYDATSAAGALEAEGSPVKGKIGYAQAPVKKTDSSGWLWTWSWGVQAASKKQDAAGKFIAWASSKKYEELVASKLGWAKVPSGKRISTYENAEFQKAAPFFKAERSAIENADPKNPGVQERPVVGIQFVGIPEFADLGTTVSQGVSAAIAGQGTVEDALAKGQEAAQKIGDKYKK comes from the coding sequence ATGCGCCCAAAAATGCGCACTGCCACGCTGGCTGCCGCTGCCTTGTGCATCGCACTCTCCGCATCGGCCTGCTCCGGTGCCGGCGGCGGCACTGCTGCCGGTGACCAGAACAGCATCAATGTCCTGATGGTGAACAATCCCCAGATGGAGGACCTGCAGAAGCTCACTGCAGACAACTTCACCAAGGACACCGGGATCAAGGTGAACTACACGATCCTGCCGGAGAACGACGTCCGGGCCAAGATCAGCCAGGAGTTCTCCAGCCAGGCCGGCCAGTACGATGTCGCGTCCCTGTCTAACTATGAGATCCCGTTCTACTCCGCCAACAACTGGCTGGCCCCGCTGGACAGTGTGGCCAAGGACGCCGAATTCAACCAGGACGACATCCTGCCGGCGTACACCGCCTCGCTCACCGGCAAGGACGGCAAGCTCTACGGCGAGCCCTTCTACGGCGAGTCGTCCTTCCTGATGTACCGCAAGGACATCCTTGAGGCCAAGGGCCTGGCGATGCCGGAGAAGCCCACCTGGGACCAGGTGGCCGAGCTCGCCGCCCAGGCCGACGGCGCCGCGCCGGGAATGAAGGGCATCTGCCTCCGCGGCCAGCCCGGCTGGGGCCAGGTTTTCGCACCGCTGACCACGGTGGTGAACACCTTCGGCGGCACCTGGTTCGATAAGGACTGGAACGCCAAGGTCAATTCTCCGGAATTCACCGAGGCTACCAAGTTCTACGTGGACCTGGTCAAGAAGCACGGTGAAGCCGGCGCCGCCCAGGCCGGGTTCACCGAATGCCTGAACAACATGAGCCAGTCCAAGGTGGCCATGTGGTACGACGCCACCTCTGCAGCGGGCGCCCTCGAAGCGGAGGGTTCGCCGGTGAAGGGCAAGATCGGCTACGCCCAGGCTCCCGTCAAGAAGACCGACTCCTCGGGCTGGCTGTGGACCTGGTCATGGGGTGTGCAGGCTGCGTCCAAGAAGCAGGACGCCGCAGGCAAGTTCATCGCCTGGGCCAGCTCGAAGAAGTATGAAGAACTGGTCGCCTCGAAGCTGGGATGGGCCAAGGTTCCGTCCGGCAAGCGCATCTCCACCTACGAGAACGCCGAGTTCCAGAAGGCCGCACCGTTCTTCAAGGCCGAACGCTCCGCCATTGAGAACGCCGACCCGAAGAACCCGGGTGTGCAGGAACGTCCGGTGGTTGGCATCCAGTTCGTCGGCATCCCCGAGTTCGCGGACCTTGGCACCACTGTCTCCCAGGGCGTGAGCGCAGCGATAGCCGGACAGGGCACCGTGGAGGACGCACTGGCCAAGGGCCAGGAAGCCGCCCAGAAAATCGGCGACAAGTACAAGAAGTAA
- a CDS encoding carbohydrate kinase family protein, producing MITVIGESLVDIIEAPGRGSAQQVHPGGSPLNVAVGCARLGLGTRLVTHYGDDAHGKLIADHLRTNNVEPIVGGSLPTSSALASLDATGAAEYTFNISWDINGASIPALAAVQGSLHVHTGSIATVLAPGSKAVRGLAEAARPHATVSFDPNCRPASSPDVEAARREAEDFVAASDFVKASDEDLRWLYPGRTLDESLAAWLELGPALVALTRGADGPVVLTRKGRVEMPGETVAVADTVGAGDSFMAALIAGLAQLDALGAANRPRLWSLSPEDLDALAAYANRAAAIACSRPGANPPTSAGLGSLSGKPAGTPPGRPASAEG from the coding sequence ATGATCACCGTCATCGGCGAGTCGCTTGTTGACATCATTGAGGCCCCCGGCCGGGGCTCCGCGCAGCAGGTGCACCCGGGCGGGAGCCCGCTCAACGTCGCGGTAGGGTGCGCGCGGCTGGGCCTGGGGACCAGGCTGGTCACGCACTATGGCGACGACGCGCACGGGAAGCTGATCGCTGACCACCTGCGCACCAACAATGTTGAACCGATCGTGGGAGGTTCCCTGCCGACGTCGTCGGCACTGGCGTCCCTGGACGCTACCGGCGCAGCCGAGTACACGTTCAACATCAGCTGGGACATCAACGGGGCCTCCATCCCGGCCCTTGCCGCGGTGCAGGGTTCGCTGCATGTCCACACCGGATCCATCGCCACGGTCCTGGCACCCGGAAGCAAGGCCGTCCGGGGCCTGGCCGAAGCGGCACGCCCGCACGCGACGGTGAGTTTCGACCCCAATTGCCGGCCGGCCAGCAGCCCCGATGTTGAAGCGGCACGCCGTGAAGCGGAAGACTTTGTGGCCGCCAGTGACTTCGTTAAAGCCAGCGACGAGGACCTGCGCTGGCTCTACCCGGGAAGGACCCTGGACGAGTCCCTTGCCGCCTGGCTGGAGCTGGGACCGGCACTGGTTGCGCTGACGCGAGGCGCGGACGGACCGGTGGTCCTGACCCGGAAGGGGCGCGTGGAGATGCCGGGCGAAACGGTCGCCGTGGCGGACACCGTGGGGGCGGGTGACTCCTTCATGGCGGCCCTGATCGCCGGCCTGGCGCAACTGGACGCGCTCGGTGCCGCCAACAGGCCGCGCCTGTGGAGCCTCTCCCCCGAAGACCTGGATGCCCTGGCGGCCTACGCGAACAGGGCCGCCGCCATCGCGTGTTCCCGGCCGGGGGCCAACCCGCCCACGTCAGCCGGGCTGGGTTCCCTGTCCGGAAAGCCGGCCGGAACACCGCCCGGCCGGCCCGCCTCTGCAGAAGGTTAG
- a CDS encoding DUF1801 domain-containing protein has translation MTYQKDPRVDQYIGALLPWQQAICLKVRDLVHAADPGVEETIKRTVQPYFVLQGNICALLAAKDHVNVFLYDGGLTPDPHNIITGGHGNKTGRMISYYAGEPINEEALLEMFRAIIETNRAGGWRKIKGSQ, from the coding sequence ATGACCTACCAGAAGGATCCCCGTGTTGACCAGTACATCGGCGCACTCCTGCCCTGGCAGCAGGCCATCTGCCTGAAGGTGCGGGACCTCGTCCATGCTGCCGACCCCGGCGTCGAGGAGACAATAAAGCGCACCGTCCAGCCGTACTTCGTGCTGCAGGGCAACATCTGCGCCCTCCTCGCCGCCAAAGACCACGTCAATGTTTTCCTGTACGACGGCGGGCTCACCCCGGACCCGCACAACATCATCACGGGCGGCCACGGCAACAAGACGGGCCGGATGATTTCCTACTACGCGGGCGAGCCAATCAACGAGGAGGCCCTGCTGGAGATGTTCCGGGCAATCATCGAAACCAACCGCGCGGGCGGCTGGCGGAAAATCAAGGGGAGCCAGTAG
- a CDS encoding carbohydrate ABC transporter permease, with protein sequence MTSATARVARSGHSAPKPSKDARARERATAWARRAPLLPALIFLIIVTQLPFAATLIISFMNWNSLRPDQTGFAGFSNYVEVLTNADLRQAIFTTIVLTVSVVLASLVIGLVLALLLDKKFIGRGLARTLLIAPFLVVPVAAALVWKHALLNPTYGLFNGVLTWIWSLFGSDTPPQPDLLSQAPLTAVILSLVWQWTPFMMLILLAGLQSRPMDTVEAAQMDGASPWEIFRHLTLPHLRQYLELGGLLGAIYIVQNFDAVFTLTSGGLGTANLPYSIYQTFYFANEYGLASATGVVVVIGTIIVATFALRTVFSLFKKEAAR encoded by the coding sequence ATGACTTCCGCAACAGCGCGCGTCGCCCGTTCAGGGCACAGCGCCCCCAAACCTTCCAAAGACGCCAGGGCCCGTGAACGCGCCACGGCGTGGGCACGGCGCGCACCGCTGCTGCCGGCCCTGATCTTCCTCATTATCGTCACGCAGCTTCCCTTTGCTGCCACCCTGATCATTTCATTCATGAACTGGAACAGCCTCCGCCCGGACCAGACGGGATTCGCGGGTTTCAGCAACTACGTGGAGGTCCTTACCAACGCGGACCTGCGCCAGGCCATCTTCACCACCATCGTCCTCACCGTCTCGGTGGTCCTGGCCAGCCTCGTCATCGGGCTGGTCCTGGCCCTGCTCCTGGACAAGAAGTTCATTGGCCGCGGGCTTGCCCGCACCCTGCTGATCGCACCGTTCCTGGTGGTGCCCGTAGCTGCTGCTCTCGTATGGAAGCACGCCCTGCTGAACCCGACGTATGGGCTGTTCAACGGCGTCCTGACCTGGATCTGGTCGCTCTTCGGCAGTGACACCCCGCCGCAGCCGGACCTCCTCTCGCAGGCTCCCCTGACCGCGGTCATCCTCTCGCTGGTGTGGCAGTGGACGCCGTTCATGATGCTCATCCTGCTGGCCGGGCTGCAGTCCCGGCCCATGGACACCGTGGAAGCGGCGCAGATGGACGGGGCCAGCCCCTGGGAAATCTTCCGCCATCTGACCCTCCCGCACCTGCGCCAGTACCTGGAACTGGGCGGCCTGCTCGGTGCCATCTACATCGTGCAGAACTTCGACGCCGTCTTCACGCTCACCTCGGGCGGCCTGGGCACGGCCAACCTGCCGTACTCCATTTACCAGACCTTCTACTTCGCCAATGAATACGGTCTGGCTTCCGCAACAGGCGTCGTGGTGGTCATCGGCACCATCATCGTGGCCACCTTCGCCCTCCGCACCGTCTTTTCACTCTTCAAGAAGGAGGCAGCACGATGA
- a CDS encoding iron chaperone, translating into MGDVDDSLAALDEPERSSLQRVIAAARRVIPEAEEGRSYGMPALKVDGKPLIGVAAAAKHLSIFPFSPEVVDAVAPRLAGFSLSKGTVRFTPDHPVPEEVVEEMVRLRLAEIRK; encoded by the coding sequence ATGGGTGACGTTGACGATTCCCTTGCCGCCTTGGACGAGCCGGAGCGCAGCTCCCTGCAGCGCGTCATTGCGGCGGCGCGGCGCGTGATCCCGGAGGCCGAAGAGGGGCGCAGCTACGGGATGCCGGCGTTGAAGGTGGACGGCAAACCGCTCATCGGGGTAGCGGCGGCTGCCAAGCACCTGTCCATCTTTCCGTTCTCGCCCGAGGTGGTGGACGCCGTCGCGCCCAGACTGGCGGGCTTCTCGCTGTCCAAGGGTACTGTCCGGTTCACGCCGGACCATCCCGTCCCCGAGGAAGTGGTGGAGGAGATGGTCCGGCTGCGGCTGGCTGAGATCCGGAAGTAG
- a CDS encoding carbohydrate ABC transporter permease, giving the protein MSTLTPAEPRKPGLARLTPPTALNTGSGRRGFGRSGRGKSRMDPTRNNTAAGIAAWLLALLFVAPVLWMILTSFHSETDAATNPPSIGAPLTLDAYAEFFGASSGVSPWPPLINSATASVLSTVLVLVLAIPAAYALSIRPIKKWTDVMFFFLSTKMLPTVAAVLPLFLFAKTIGGLDNIWFLVLMYTSMNLPIAVWMMRSFLAEVPVEMLEASQIDGAGLLLTLRAVVAPVAMPGIAATALICFIFSWNELLLARVLTGVMAGTAPVFLTGFVSSQGLFLAKVCAAAVVISLPVLFAGFAAQDKLVQGLSLGAVK; this is encoded by the coding sequence ATGAGCACCCTCACTCCTGCCGAACCCCGCAAGCCGGGCCTGGCCCGTTTAACACCGCCCACCGCCCTGAACACCGGGTCCGGCCGCCGCGGATTCGGAAGGTCCGGCCGGGGCAAGTCCCGGATGGATCCCACGCGCAACAACACCGCCGCCGGCATCGCCGCCTGGCTGCTGGCCCTGTTGTTCGTGGCCCCGGTCCTGTGGATGATCCTGACCTCCTTCCACTCCGAAACGGATGCCGCCACCAACCCGCCGTCCATCGGCGCACCCCTGACGCTCGATGCCTACGCGGAATTCTTCGGCGCCAGCTCCGGGGTCAGCCCCTGGCCGCCGCTGATCAACTCGGCCACCGCCTCGGTCCTGTCCACGGTCCTGGTGCTGGTCCTGGCCATCCCGGCCGCGTACGCCCTCTCGATCAGGCCGATCAAGAAGTGGACGGACGTGATGTTCTTCTTCCTTTCCACCAAGATGCTGCCCACCGTCGCCGCGGTCCTGCCGCTGTTCCTGTTCGCCAAAACCATCGGCGGGCTGGACAACATCTGGTTCCTGGTCCTGATGTACACGTCCATGAACCTGCCCATCGCGGTCTGGATGATGCGGTCCTTCCTCGCCGAAGTCCCGGTGGAAATGCTCGAAGCCTCCCAGATCGACGGAGCCGGCCTGCTCCTGACCCTCCGCGCAGTGGTGGCCCCGGTCGCGATGCCGGGGATCGCCGCCACAGCCCTGATCTGCTTCATCTTCAGCTGGAACGAACTGCTGCTCGCCCGGGTCCTCACCGGCGTCATGGCCGGAACCGCCCCGGTCTTCCTCACCGGCTTCGTCTCCAGCCAGGGCCTCTTCCTCGCCAAGGTGTGCGCGGCCGCCGTCGTCATCTCCCTGCCCGTGCTTTTTGCCGGGTTCGCCGCCCAGGACAAGCTCGTCCAGGGACTCTCCCTCGGCGCCGTGAAATAG
- a CDS encoding AraC family transcriptional regulator, whose translation MTATDTADGAAARLAERLLGMRANREIIPPDPNHSVRWVEHSYPSPVARWNYHPEYEIHLIRKGTGQFIVGDHIGTFEAGHVSLVGSGLPHDWVSDLEPGEVLENRDAVIQFDGKWVEQTASLVPEMAEVKPLLEQSQRGIEFLGPSAENAAAAIEAMGASTGLVRLRHLLDLFVVLARAPQEERRYLADEWFRPQLDGQAAAVVDIVLEYVFTNHAGSVKMSGAAELVGMSEPTFSKYFKRATGQNFSDLVRKLRLAHARRLLEHSDKAISEICYEVGFSNLSNFNRHFLNDAGETPRNYRQRVQG comes from the coding sequence ATGACTGCCACGGACACAGCGGACGGAGCTGCAGCCCGGCTGGCCGAGAGGCTGCTGGGGATGAGGGCCAACCGGGAGATCATCCCGCCCGATCCCAACCACTCCGTCCGGTGGGTGGAACACAGCTATCCCAGCCCGGTGGCGCGGTGGAACTACCACCCCGAGTACGAGATTCACCTCATCCGCAAAGGCACCGGACAGTTCATCGTGGGCGACCATATCGGCACGTTCGAAGCCGGCCACGTGTCCCTCGTCGGATCGGGGCTGCCGCACGACTGGGTTAGCGACCTTGAACCCGGCGAAGTGCTGGAGAACCGGGATGCCGTAATCCAGTTCGACGGCAAATGGGTTGAGCAGACGGCTTCGCTGGTCCCGGAGATGGCTGAAGTGAAGCCACTGCTGGAGCAGTCCCAGCGGGGGATCGAATTCCTGGGGCCCTCGGCGGAGAACGCGGCCGCCGCCATAGAAGCCATGGGTGCCAGCACGGGTCTGGTGCGGTTGCGCCACCTGCTGGATCTCTTTGTGGTGCTGGCGCGGGCTCCGCAGGAAGAACGGCGATACCTCGCGGACGAATGGTTCCGGCCGCAACTGGATGGCCAGGCCGCCGCCGTGGTGGACATTGTGCTCGAGTACGTCTTCACCAACCATGCCGGCAGCGTGAAGATGTCCGGGGCCGCCGAGCTGGTGGGCATGTCCGAGCCCACCTTCTCCAAATACTTCAAGCGGGCTACCGGCCAGAACTTCAGTGACCTGGTGCGCAAGCTCCGGCTTGCACATGCCCGCCGGCTGCTGGAGCACAGCGACAAGGCCATCTCGGAGATCTGTTACGAAGTGGGGTTCTCCAACCTGTCCAACTTCAACCGCCACTTCCTGAACGACGCAGGGGAGACGCCGAGGAACTACCGCCAGCGCGTGCAGGGCTGA
- a CDS encoding metallophosphoesterase family protein, with translation MTIKLNQPNFSRRAALAAAGTLGALGMTVAAATGATAAPGTKAPKPALAFRPDGRFKVIQFNDTQDDEQTDRRTIELMDRTLDAEKPDFVVINGDVINGGCDTELEVKQALNHVVRPMESRQIPWAVTFGNHDEDSVARTGMTEARMLQFLQSYAFNVNGDSTDGLTGTSNSLLLVQSSKSKDPAFGLWLIDTGRYAPDTINGQDFEGYPDWDWVRMDQVAWYRNLSIATEQKYGRKIPSLMWGHIALHEHRSMWFASIDSRTDADHQRAVKKHGIVGERNEDECPGPFNSGLFNAFLERGDVRGYFVGHDHVNTYVGNYYGVELGYAPGTGFGAYGLPGADRNRLRGARVFELDENHAGIYKETRLVFAKDLGIDLTANDQPITPLPLDAAQL, from the coding sequence ATGACCATCAAACTCAACCAGCCCAACTTCAGCAGGCGGGCGGCCCTGGCGGCAGCCGGAACCCTGGGTGCACTCGGCATGACGGTGGCGGCCGCAACCGGAGCCACCGCGGCACCGGGAACGAAGGCACCCAAGCCCGCCCTCGCGTTCCGCCCGGACGGCCGGTTCAAGGTAATCCAGTTCAACGACACCCAGGACGACGAGCAGACGGACCGCCGCACCATCGAGCTCATGGACCGCACGCTGGATGCCGAAAAGCCTGACTTCGTGGTGATCAACGGGGACGTGATCAACGGCGGCTGCGACACTGAACTCGAGGTCAAGCAGGCCCTGAACCACGTGGTCCGGCCGATGGAAAGCCGGCAGATCCCGTGGGCCGTCACGTTCGGCAACCACGACGAGGACTCGGTGGCGAGGACCGGCATGACCGAGGCCCGGATGCTGCAATTCCTGCAGAGCTACGCGTTCAACGTCAACGGCGACTCCACGGATGGCCTCACCGGCACGTCCAACTCGCTGCTGCTGGTGCAGTCCTCGAAATCCAAGGACCCGGCCTTCGGCCTTTGGCTCATCGATACCGGCCGCTACGCCCCGGACACCATCAACGGCCAGGACTTCGAGGGCTACCCGGACTGGGACTGGGTCCGCATGGACCAGGTGGCCTGGTACCGCAACCTCTCCATCGCCACCGAGCAGAAGTACGGCAGGAAGATCCCCTCCCTGATGTGGGGCCACATCGCCCTGCACGAACACCGCAGCATGTGGTTCGCCAGCATCGATTCCCGGACGGACGCGGACCACCAGCGGGCGGTGAAGAAGCACGGCATCGTGGGCGAGCGGAACGAGGACGAGTGCCCCGGCCCCTTCAACTCCGGGCTGTTCAACGCCTTCCTGGAACGCGGGGACGTCCGCGGCTACTTCGTGGGCCACGACCACGTCAACACCTACGTGGGCAACTACTACGGCGTGGAGCTCGGCTACGCCCCCGGGACGGGATTCGGCGCCTACGGGCTGCCGGGCGCCGACCGGAACCGGCTCCGCGGCGCGCGCGTCTTCGAGCTGGATGAGAACCACGCGGGGATCTACAAGGAAACCCGCCTGGTGTTCGCCAAGGACCTGGGCATCGACCTGACCGCGAACGACCAGCCGATCACTCCGCTGCCCCTGGACGCGGCGCAGCTCTAG
- a CDS encoding mycothiol transferase: protein MNTNELLLDAFGRIRENVEATLEGLDGGTLAWRPGGAGNSIAWLIWHLSRVEDAQVADVAGREQAWSEQDFVGRFGLPLNPRDTGYGHSTEQVDSVQAEPELLLEYYDAVHRRTVEFLQDLGDRDLDRVVDTRWDPPVTLGVRLVSTLADCLQHVGQAAYAKGLKQVQGQ, encoded by the coding sequence GTGAACACCAACGAACTGCTGCTGGACGCCTTCGGCCGGATCCGCGAGAACGTGGAGGCCACCCTTGAAGGGCTCGACGGCGGGACGCTTGCTTGGCGGCCGGGCGGCGCCGGCAACTCGATTGCCTGGCTGATCTGGCACCTCAGCCGCGTGGAGGACGCGCAGGTGGCGGACGTCGCCGGCCGCGAACAGGCCTGGAGTGAGCAAGACTTCGTGGGCCGCTTCGGGCTCCCGCTGAACCCCCGCGACACCGGCTACGGCCACTCCACGGAGCAGGTGGATTCGGTGCAGGCTGAGCCGGAACTGCTGCTGGAGTACTACGACGCCGTCCACCGGCGGACCGTGGAGTTCCTGCAGGACCTGGGGGACCGGGACCTGGACCGCGTCGTGGATACCCGGTGGGACCCGCCTGTCACGCTGGGCGTGCGTCTGGTGAGCACCCTGGCAGACTGTCTCCAGCACGTGGGGCAGGCCGCATACGCCAAGGGCCTGAAACAGGTGCAGGGGCAGTAG
- a CDS encoding mannitol dehydrogenase family protein, whose amino-acid sequence MTALQTRTLAGLPASLAVPAYDRASLTAGIVHFGVGGFHRAHQAMYLDRLMNDGKALDWAICGVGVLPGDARMKQVMDSQDCLYTLVVKNPDGTREGRVIGSIIEYLFAPDDPESVIEKMASDAVRIVSLTITEGGYNFHHVTGEFDAGNPDVVHDLQAGAAPRTIFGLITAALARRRARGLVPFTVMSCDNIQGNGDVARRTFTAFATVKDPDLGAWITANVPFPNSMVDRITPVTTDADRAAISAEFGVEDGWPVVCEPFEQWVLEDTFSLGRPPLEDAGVQLVADVEPYELMKLRLLNARHQGMCYFGYLAGYRYAHEVAQDPLFAQFLLDYMDKEATPTLEPVPGVDIADYKHTLIERFSNEHVRDTLARLCAESSDRIPKWLLPVIRISLERGGEIRRSAAIVASWARYAEGADEQGNPIDVVDRLRAKLMASAARQRQEPLAFISDREVFGDLAGNQEFIAAYSQALTSLHDAGSRATLEALAGQ is encoded by the coding sequence ATGACTGCACTTCAAACCCGCACCCTTGCCGGCCTGCCCGCGTCCCTGGCTGTCCCCGCCTACGACCGGGCCTCGCTGACGGCGGGAATCGTCCACTTCGGGGTGGGCGGCTTCCACCGCGCGCACCAGGCCATGTACCTGGACCGGCTGATGAACGACGGCAAGGCCCTCGACTGGGCCATCTGCGGCGTGGGGGTCCTGCCCGGTGATGCCCGCATGAAACAGGTCATGGACAGCCAGGACTGCCTCTACACGCTGGTGGTCAAGAACCCGGACGGGACCCGGGAAGGCCGGGTCATCGGCTCGATCATCGAGTACCTGTTCGCCCCTGACGATCCCGAGTCCGTCATCGAGAAGATGGCGTCCGACGCCGTCCGGATCGTTTCACTCACAATCACGGAGGGCGGATACAACTTCCACCACGTCACCGGCGAGTTCGACGCCGGCAACCCGGACGTGGTCCACGACCTCCAGGCGGGGGCAGCACCGCGGACGATCTTCGGCCTCATCACGGCAGCCCTGGCCCGCCGTCGTGCCCGCGGCCTGGTCCCCTTCACGGTGATGTCCTGCGACAACATCCAAGGCAACGGCGACGTGGCGCGCAGGACGTTCACCGCCTTCGCCACCGTCAAGGACCCGGACCTCGGCGCCTGGATCACCGCGAACGTTCCCTTCCCCAACAGCATGGTGGACCGGATCACGCCCGTCACCACGGACGCGGACCGCGCCGCCATCTCGGCGGAGTTCGGCGTCGAAGATGGGTGGCCCGTGGTGTGCGAGCCGTTTGAGCAGTGGGTCCTCGAGGACACGTTCAGCCTTGGACGTCCCCCGTTAGAGGACGCCGGGGTCCAGCTCGTGGCGGATGTTGAGCCGTACGAACTGATGAAACTCCGCCTGCTCAACGCCCGCCACCAGGGCATGTGCTACTTCGGCTACCTGGCTGGCTACCGCTACGCCCACGAAGTTGCCCAGGACCCGCTGTTCGCGCAGTTCCTGCTCGACTACATGGACAAGGAGGCCACCCCCACCCTGGAGCCGGTGCCCGGCGTGGACATCGCCGACTACAAACACACCCTCATCGAACGCTTCTCCAACGAACACGTCCGGGACACCCTTGCCCGACTCTGCGCGGAAAGCTCGGACCGGATCCCCAAATGGCTGCTGCCGGTCATCCGCATCAGCCTTGAGCGGGGCGGGGAAATCCGCCGGTCCGCGGCCATCGTTGCCAGCTGGGCCCGCTATGCCGAAGGCGCCGACGAGCAGGGCAACCCGATTGACGTCGTCGACCGGCTCAGGGCCAAGCTGATGGCCTCAGCCGCCCGGCAGCGGCAGGAACCGCTGGCCTTCATCTCGGACCGGGAGGTCTTTGGCGACCTGGCCGGCAACCAGGAATTCATCGCCGCGTATTCCCAGGCGCTGACAAGCCTCCACGACGCCGGATCACGGGCCACACTTGAAGCATTGGCGGGCCAGTAG